The genomic window CCCGCTGGAGCCAGCGGGCATATAAGGTCAGCGCGCCGGGCGGCGGGTCCTCGACGTCCCCCTGGACCTCCAGGGTGATCCGGGCCGCCTTCGTGGTGAAGCACCTCACCTTGACCGTCGCGGACTCGCGGTAGGGCATGTACCAGCGCGCGGTCATCGTCCCGTCCTCGCGGACGCTGCTGATCAGCGACCGGAAGGGATTGACGCCCGGCCCGCTGCCGAAGAAGTCGCCCAGCGGCACCGCGACCTGCGGCTCCGCCGCGCCGTCGAAGGCGATCGTCAGCAGCGTCTTCGCCAGCACCTCCTCCACATCCTCACCGCTGACGTTCGCCGAGATCGACCGGATCGCGCCGTGCCCCACCTGGCCCGTCCCCGCCTCGGCCCCGGCCCGGACGGCCGGGGTGAGGGTATCCTTCCAGGCCCGACCGGTGTCGAGGATCGTGGACTCCGGGTTCAGCAGCGCCTTGCGCACCTCCTCGATCGCCGGCGCGGCCCGGCGGAGCACGTCCGGCGAGTAGCTCTCCACTTCCGTCCCGGGCGCGAACGTCGTCACGGCGACGTGGTAGCACGCGTACGGGACCGTCGTCGAGATCTTGATCGACTTCGCGAACGGGAACGGGAAGTAGAGGTTCCGGCCCATGGCCGACTCGTGGCCGAAGGGGGCCGTGAACGGCGCGATGCGGCCCTCGGTGAGGGGCGTGAACGGCGCCGCGAGGGCCGGCGTGGCCGCGCCGTCGACGGTGATCCGCAACTCGCCGCCCTGGGTGGCGGTCCAGATGAGGGACACGTAGCCGGGCCCCTGGGCCTCGGCCATGACGTACTCGCGGTTATCCCGGTCCCCTTCGATCCTCACGTAATGGCCCCCGTCGCGGTTGGCGAACGGGTTCACGATCCGGCCGTCCTCCAGCCGGGTCGCGCGGTCGTAGCTGGAGAACTGCACGGTGCGCTCGCCGGCCGCCGGCGGCGAGGACAGCCATCTCGTGTCGGCCATGCGCCGGAGGAGCGACTCGACGGTGATCCGCCCGTCGGCCGCCCGGGCCGGCAGGCCGGACAGCAGGAGCACGATCATCGCGGGCGCGACCCTCGCGGGGCGGATGCGGAGGAATGCGTCGTCTCGTGCCATGCGATCCCGTCCCCTCCCCGAGCGGCCGGATGCCTCGTCAGGCCTCGATGAAAGCAGACGCCGCGGCCCGTTGCAATGCGAGCGGCCCCCGGCACGCTGGGGACTCTCGGCGGGCCGTCGCGCGGACTATACTCGGGGGATCAATCCCTCCCCTGCCCCGCCCCTCCGGGCGGGCCCGCGCGAGGCGACTTCCCCGCGATGAGGGTCGAACGATGATGACGCGGCTACGGCTCCCCTCGATGGCCCTCGCCCTGGCGATCTGTGCGCCGTCGACCGCGCGGGCCGATGCGCCCGCCCCGGGCCCCCGGCCCGTCAACCTCTGGGCCCACGAGCGGAGCCACGCGCGGGTCGGATACGGAGCCAAGCCGGAGATGGTCCGCGTGACGTTCGAGCCGGCGGAATGGCCCCACATCCGCTTCCCGGCCCCCGGCGGCAGGGCGTGGGACTGGAGCGGACGCTCGCTCGTGCTGGAGGTCCGGAACCTGGACCCGAAGGACGTCGAGGTCCACGTCCGGATCGACGACGACCCGTCGGCCGACGGCGTCCACCACTGCCGGACCGGCCGCGCGACGCTCGCCCCCAACCAGGCGACGACGCTGGCGTTCCCCCTGAGCCGGAAGGACCCCATGGCCTTCGGCATGCGAGCCCTGCCCGGCTCGCCGAACGTCCGCACGGTCCAGGCCTCCGGCGACGACTCCTTCAACCCCGCGCACGTCACCATGTTCCAGGTCTTCCTCCAGAACCCGACGGAGCCCCGGCAGGTCGAGCTGCGGTCGGCGTCGATCGCGACGGCGGAGGACGCCTCCCTCGATGGCATCGTCGACGCCTTCGGCCAGTACGCCCGCGCCGAATGGCCGGGCAAGGTGCACTCCGTGGCCGAGCTGAAGGCACGCCACGAGGCCGAGGCCGCCGACCTCCTCGCCCATCCCGAACCGGGCGACCGCGACCGGTTCGGCGGCTGGAGGGACGGGCCGAAGGAGACGCCCACAGGCTTCTTCCGGACGGCCCACCGCGACGGCAAATGGTGGCTCGTGGATCCCGAGGGCGCCCTATTCGTGTCCCTGGGCGTGGACGTGGTGACCACGAGCGAGCAGACGATCCTCGACGGCCGGAGTTCCCTGTTCACGGGCCTCCCCGGCAAGGGCGATCCGCTGTCGCGGCACTACGGGATGGCCTTCGGCATCCATTCCGGCCCGGTCAAGCAGGGCCGGACGTTCAACCTCTACGCGGCCAACCTGGAACGGACCTACGGCCGCGACTACCTCAACCACTGGCGCGTGCGGACCTTCGAGCGCCTCAGGTCGTGGGGCTTCAATACGATCGCCAACTGGTCCGACCCGTGGTTCTACGGCAACGGCCGGATCCCGTACACCGCGACCGTCGGCATCGAGGGCAAGCACGCGAGGGTCAGCAGCGGGTCGGACTACTGGGGCAGGATGCACGACCCGTTCGACCCGGAGTTCGCCCGCGACGTGAGGGCGAGCCTCGCCCGGGTCGTCCCCAAGGTGAAGGGCGACCGCTGGTGCATCGGCTACTTCGTGGACAACGAGCTGAGCTGGGGCGGCTTCGGCGACCAGGCCGGGCGCCTCGGCCTGGCGATCGGCTCGCTCTCGGCCCCGGCCGAGGGCTCCCCGGCCAAGCGCGCGATCGTCGCCCAGCTCCGGGCGAAGTACGGCGAGATCGCGAAGCTGAACGCAGGCTGGAAGACGGACCTTGCCGACTGGAAGGCCCTGGAGGCCCCGTGGCACCCGCCCCTACCGGCGAGATGGACGGAGGCCTTCCGTTCCGACATGAAGGCGTTCGTCACGGAGTTCGCGAGGGCCTACTTCCGGACGATCCGCGACGAGCTGAAGGCCCAGGATCCGGACCACCTCTACCTCGGCTGCCGGTTCGCCTGGCGGACCGAGGAGGCGATCGCCGCCGCGGCGGAGATCTGCGACGTCGTCAGCTTCAACATCTACGAGCGCCGGGTCGATCCCGCGAAGTGGGCGTTCCTGAGCGACCTGAAGAAGCCCGCGATCATCGGCGAGTTCCACGTCGGCGCGCTCGACCGCGGGATGTTCCACACCGGCCTCGTCTCCGCCTCCAGCCAGGAGGAGCGGGCGGCGATCTACCGCGACTTCGTGGGGAGCGTCCTGGACCACCCTGCGCTCGTCGGCTGCCACTGGTTCCAGTACGTGGACGAGCCGATCACCGGCCGGTCGTACGACGGCGAGAACTACAACATAGGCTTCCTCACCGTCACCGACACCCCCTACCCCGAGCTGGTCTCCGCCGCCCGGGCCATCCACGCTAAGGCCTACGCGTGGCGGGCGAGGGCCGGGGCCACGCGGTGACCACCAGTCGGATCGTCAAAGTATCAATTGTAGGGTGCGTCAAGCGGAGCGCGGACGCACCGGGACCGGCGCGTCACCGCGGGAGGCCACGGCGGCGCGAGCATGCGAGGCCCGCGCGCTGACTCGTCCGCGCAGACTCGAAGTGACGGGGCGGTCCGGTGCGTCCGCGTTCCGCTTGACGCACCCTACAAATTGACAAATCTTACCGGGTGGTCGGCGTCAGCTTGACCCAATCCAGGCCGAAGAGGAAGCCGGTGCTCCTCGGGTTCTTGCCGGTCACGCGGACGCCCAGGGCGTGGTTGCCCGCATCGAGTTGGACCGTGCCCAGCGCGATCGGCCCGGTGTGGACGACCCGAGGGGCCGGCTCGTACAGGTCCACGGTCTGGAGCGGCTTCCCATCCAGGCTCAGGCCGAACGTGCCGTAATCGCCGGCCTTCGTGAAGGCCGCGGCCAGGTCGTACGTCCCGGCCTTCGCCACGGGAAGCTCCAACTCGATCGTCGCGTCCTGCTGGCGGACGGGCCAGATGAGCTGGGAGTCGCCGGACCAGGCTTCTCCGAATCCCCCCATCGCCTGCTCCGTGACATCCCCGGACGACTTTGAGAGGACCTTGAGGCGCTCGCCCTCGACCACGCCCGGCTCCCGATGGATCGGCGGCTTCGGGTACACCTTGCGGCCGGACAGGTCGGGCACTCCGGGCTCGACCTTCGCGCCGGGGCCCGCGTAGAAGTAGGCGAGCGTCGCGAACTGGACCTTCACCGCCTCCCAGTGCCACAGCTCGATGTCGAACGCCAGCGACGAGCGGAACGGCACGGCGTCCAGGATCTGGTAGCGGACCTCGCTGTTGTTCCCCTTGCTGCCGGGGCCGTCGCAGCGCGTCTGCGCGTGGAAGGCGTTCGTGTAGGGCACCGGGCTGCCCCAGGCGTAGCCGAAGTAGTCCTCCGTGCCGGTGCCGAAGGTGCTGGGGAAGCTCTCGCCGTCCACGTAGACCTTCTCGTCCCCCTCGCCCCACCAGGCGGAGACAGGATTATAAATGTTCAACTGAAGGCCGACGAACCGCCCCGGCGCGCCGGACACGCGGAGCGACGGCCAGTCGAGCGTTCCGTCGCCCTTCTTCGTCTGGACGCCGTCCCGCTGCAGCCAGCGGGCATGGAAGTACATCGAGTCGGCGGGCGGCCGCGAGAAGTCCCCCTGCACTACGGACTTGATCGTCGTCGGCTTCGCCCCGAGGTTCTTGACGCTTACCTTCGCCGACTTCCGGTAGGGCATGTACCAGCGGGACTTCATCGTCCCGTCCTTCATCACGGTGTGCACGGCCGACCGGAAGGCGTTGGCCCCCGGCCCCGTGCCGAAGAAGTCCCCCAGAGGCACGGCGACCTGGGGGGACTCCGCGTCGTCGAAGGTGATCGTCAGCAGAGTCTTCGCCAGGGCCTCTTCGAGGTCCTCGCCGGCGACCTGCACGGCCATCGTGTGGATCGCGGCCGGCCCCCTGCGGGTCGGCAGTTCGGCCTCCCGCCCGGGTGCCAGCGTCGCGCTCTGGTCGGCCCGCCAGCTCCCCTCCTCCAGATCGCGATCGGGATTGAGCAGCGCCTGCCGCACCTCGTCGATCACGGGCGCGGCCTGGCGCAGGACCTCCGGCGAGTAGCTCTCCACCTTCGTCCCCGGCGCGAACGTCGTCACGGCGACCTGGAAGTACTGCTTGCCCGTCGTGGTCGTGATCTTGATCGACTTCGCGAACGGGAAGGGGAAGTAGAGGTTCCGCCCGCGCGAGGCGTCGTGGCCGAAGGGGGCGGAGAACGGCGCGACCTCGCCGTTGGTGATCCGCGCGAACGAGGCCGCGAGCGCAGGCGTCGCCGCGCCGTCGATGTAGATCCGCAGCTCGCCGTCGGGGTTGGCGCTCCAGATCCTCGAGACGTATCCGGGCCCTTGAGACTCCGCCAGGACGAATTCCTGCCGAGCCCCCTCCCCCTCGACTCGGAGGTAGTTACCGACGTCGGCATTTGCAAACGGATTGATGATCCTGCCGTCCACGAGCCTCGTCGCGCGGTCGTAGCTGGAGAACTGCACCGTGCGCTCGCCGGCCTCGAGCGGGGAGGCCAGCCACCGCGTGTCGGCCATCCCGCGCAGCAGGGACTCCACCGTGATCGGTTCGTCGTCGGCCCTGGCGGGCAGGCCGCCGGCCAGCAGCATGGCCAGCGTCGCCAGCCCAAGGGCAACGGCGTGGCCGCGGGGCCTTGCGTCGTCTCGTCTCATCGCTCGCGTCCTCTCATGATGCCGGGCACTCTTCCTCGAAAACGAGCCGCGGGGTGGCTGAGGTGGAGCGCAGCGACGCCACGGCTGGCGGGCCATCGCCGGCCCCGAGACATACCGCCGAGCCGGGGCGATGCCGTGGTGTCGCTGCGCTCCGCCACAGCCACCCGGGAACGTGCGGACGCAGGCCGAGGGTCCGTCGCGGCCCTCATATCGGAACAGGCCGAAGCCTCTCGTGCAACGAGCCAGCCCGGTCCCCCCAGCCGCGCCCGATTGCCTCGCACTTCGCGCTCCTTGCCGGTGCCGCGAGCCTGTGTTAACGTCGGGGCGTGACCCGGAGGCACGTCGGAGCAGGGAGAGTCGCGATGCCGGATTCGTCGGTGAATCGTCGTCCCGCGGTGTGGATGGGATCCTTGATCCGTGCGTTCGCGAGCGCGGCGGCGATGGCCGCCGCGGCGTCCGCCGTCGCGGGGGAGGCGCCCTCGACGGCGTCCCGGGACGAGGCGAAGGGGACCTACTGGGCGTACGTCGGCACGTACACCGAGGGGAAGTCGCCCAGCCAGGGGATCTACCTCCTGGAGCTCGACCCGGCCTCGGGCAAGGTCACCGAGTACGGCCCCGTGGCCAACGTGCCGAACCCCTCCTTCCTAGCGATCCGCCCCGGCGGCAAGGAGCTCTACGCGGTCAGCGAGGTGGGCCGGTTCAACAACAAGCCGGGCGGCGGCGTCACCGCGCTGGCGATCCACCCGATCACCGGCAAGCTCACCGCGCTGAACCAGGAGTCTTCCGTGGGCGAGGGCCCGTGCCACGTCGCGGTGGACCGCACCGGGAAGAACGTGCTGGTCGCCAACTACAACAACGGCGTCGTGGCGTGCCTGCCCATCGACGAGGCCGGCCGCCTCAGGCCGGCCTCGAGCTCGATCCAGCACGAGGGCTCGAGCGTGGACAGGGGCCGCCAGGGTGGCCCGCACGCGCACTCGATCAACGTGGACCCGTCGAACCGCTTCGCGCTGGCCGCGGACCTCGGCCTGGACAAGGTCCTGGTCTATCGCCTCGACGCCGAGAAGGGGACGCTCACGCCCAACGACCCGCCGTCCGCCTCGGTGAAGCCGGGCTCGGGCCCGCGGCACCTGGCCTTCCACCCGAACGGCCGCTTCGTGTACGTGATCAGCGAGATGGGCAACACGCTGACCGCGTTCGCGTACGACGGCGAGAAGGGCGAGCTGAAGGAGATCGAGGCCGTGTCCACGCTCCCGGCGGACTTCCGCGGGAAGAGCTACACGGCCGACGTGCACGTGCACCCCTCCGGCAAGTTCGTCTACGGGTCGAACCGGGGGCACGACAGCATCGCGATCTTCGCCATCGACCAGGCCACGGGCAAGCTGACGCCCGCCGGGCATGTGCCGACGGGGGGGAAGACGCCGCGGAACTTCGCGATCGACCCGACGGGCTCGTGTCTGCTGGCGGAGAACCAGGGTTCCGACACGATCGTCGTCTTCCGAATCGACGCGTCCACCGGCGGGCTGACCCGCGTGGGCGAGCCGATCAAGGTGCCGATGCCCGTCTGCATCCAGATGATCCCGAGGCCGACCCAGCCGCCGGAATGAGGGGGGGCGCGACGCCGAGCCGAGCGAGACGAGCCGTGCCGAGCCGAGGCCCGCACGCGATGAGACCGAATCCCCTCACGGACGACGCCCCGGGGCCGGGGCGTGAACGCCAGGCCAAGCTCGCGGCGCTGCTCTTCCCCGCCGACGAGGTCGCCGTCCGCGCCCGGCGGATCCACGACGCGATGCTGGAGCAGTCCCCCCAGCTCCGCACCGCGAACTTCACGGTGATCGGCACCGAC from Aquisphaera giovannonii includes these protein-coding regions:
- a CDS encoding DUF2961 domain-containing protein, with product MRRDDARPRGHAVALGLATLAMLLAGGLPARADDEPITVESLLRGMADTRWLASPLEAGERTVQFSSYDRATRLVDGRIINPFANADVGNYLRVEGEGARQEFVLAESQGPGYVSRIWSANPDGELRIYIDGAATPALAASFARITNGEVAPFSAPFGHDASRGRNLYFPFPFAKSIKITTTTGKQYFQVAVTTFAPGTKVESYSPEVLRQAAPVIDEVRQALLNPDRDLEEGSWRADQSATLAPGREAELPTRRGPAAIHTMAVQVAGEDLEEALAKTLLTITFDDAESPQVAVPLGDFFGTGPGANAFRSAVHTVMKDGTMKSRWYMPYRKSAKVSVKNLGAKPTTIKSVVQGDFSRPPADSMYFHARWLQRDGVQTKKGDGTLDWPSLRVSGAPGRFVGLQLNIYNPVSAWWGEGDEKVYVDGESFPSTFGTGTEDYFGYAWGSPVPYTNAFHAQTRCDGPGSKGNNSEVRYQILDAVPFRSSLAFDIELWHWEAVKVQFATLAYFYAGPGAKVEPGVPDLSGRKVYPKPPIHREPGVVEGERLKVLSKSSGDVTEQAMGGFGEAWSGDSQLIWPVRQQDATIELELPVAKAGTYDLAAAFTKAGDYGTFGLSLDGKPLQTVDLYEPAPRVVHTGPIALGTVQLDAGNHALGVRVTGKNPRSTGFLFGLDWVKLTPTTR
- a CDS encoding DUF2961 domain-containing protein codes for the protein MARDDAFLRIRPARVAPAMIVLLLSGLPARAADGRITVESLLRRMADTRWLSSPPAAGERTVQFSSYDRATRLEDGRIVNPFANRDGGHYVRIEGDRDNREYVMAEAQGPGYVSLIWTATQGGELRITVDGAATPALAAPFTPLTEGRIAPFTAPFGHESAMGRNLYFPFPFAKSIKISTTVPYACYHVAVTTFAPGTEVESYSPDVLRRAAPAIEEVRKALLNPESTILDTGRAWKDTLTPAVRAGAEAGTGQVGHGAIRSISANVSGEDVEEVLAKTLLTIAFDGAAEPQVAVPLGDFFGSGPGVNPFRSLISSVREDGTMTARWYMPYRESATVKVRCFTTKAARITLEVQGDVEDPPPGALTLYARWLQRDDIPTKREDGTLDWPCLRVSGAPGRFVGLQLNIYNPVSAWWGEGDEKVYVDGEAFPSTFGTGTEDYFGYAWCSPQLYANAFHAQTRCDGPGNKGNSSEVRYHVLDAIPFHSSLAFDMELWHWEAVRVQFATLAYFYAGAAAKVEPGIPDLSTRRVHPKPPIYREPGALEGEALKVRSRTAGDVSNQPTHAFGDGWSGEDQLWWRPREDGAELELELPVERAGAYAISAAFTMAPDYGRFEVTLDGRPLKWVDLYQPRREDFRTGSVPMALGTATLDAGVHVLGVRVSGKNPESRGYFFGLDWIKLAPTAR
- a CDS encoding lactonase family protein, whose translation is MGSLIRAFASAAAMAAAASAVAGEAPSTASRDEAKGTYWAYVGTYTEGKSPSQGIYLLELDPASGKVTEYGPVANVPNPSFLAIRPGGKELYAVSEVGRFNNKPGGGVTALAIHPITGKLTALNQESSVGEGPCHVAVDRTGKNVLVANYNNGVVACLPIDEAGRLRPASSSIQHEGSSVDRGRQGGPHAHSINVDPSNRFALAADLGLDKVLVYRLDAEKGTLTPNDPPSASVKPGSGPRHLAFHPNGRFVYVISEMGNTLTAFAYDGEKGELKEIEAVSTLPADFRGKSYTADVHVHPSGKFVYGSNRGHDSIAIFAIDQATGKLTPAGHVPTGGKTPRNFAIDPTGSCLLAENQGSDTIVVFRIDASTGGLTRVGEPIKVPMPVCIQMIPRPTQPPE
- a CDS encoding beta-agarase is translated as MMTRLRLPSMALALAICAPSTARADAPAPGPRPVNLWAHERSHARVGYGAKPEMVRVTFEPAEWPHIRFPAPGGRAWDWSGRSLVLEVRNLDPKDVEVHVRIDDDPSADGVHHCRTGRATLAPNQATTLAFPLSRKDPMAFGMRALPGSPNVRTVQASGDDSFNPAHVTMFQVFLQNPTEPRQVELRSASIATAEDASLDGIVDAFGQYARAEWPGKVHSVAELKARHEAEAADLLAHPEPGDRDRFGGWRDGPKETPTGFFRTAHRDGKWWLVDPEGALFVSLGVDVVTTSEQTILDGRSSLFTGLPGKGDPLSRHYGMAFGIHSGPVKQGRTFNLYAANLERTYGRDYLNHWRVRTFERLRSWGFNTIANWSDPWFYGNGRIPYTATVGIEGKHARVSSGSDYWGRMHDPFDPEFARDVRASLARVVPKVKGDRWCIGYFVDNELSWGGFGDQAGRLGLAIGSLSAPAEGSPAKRAIVAQLRAKYGEIAKLNAGWKTDLADWKALEAPWHPPLPARWTEAFRSDMKAFVTEFARAYFRTIRDELKAQDPDHLYLGCRFAWRTEEAIAAAAEICDVVSFNIYERRVDPAKWAFLSDLKKPAIIGEFHVGALDRGMFHTGLVSASSQEERAAIYRDFVGSVLDHPALVGCHWFQYVDEPITGRSYDGENYNIGFLTVTDTPYPELVSAARAIHAKAYAWRARAGATR